The following proteins come from a genomic window of Natrinema saccharevitans:
- a CDS encoding branched-chain amino acid ABC transporter permease: MSRFLVDRDGETRVRLSEGMELTKTQSVLAVVGLVVLFAVPDITRLTGLSFQAIHRGILFGLAAVGLNLLLRHTELVSFGHAAFFGVGAYGAAVLASHFEVSSGLLLLLGGVLAATTIAVLIGYFVSGYLDIYFALLTLAFNQVLYAFVLQSGYFNYSDGLSVRPDGLNPPTLFGLQWTSTGYDLILYYFTVVVLVGSLLVMWKLVNSPFGRALDAIGQDRTRARFVGIPVEKYVWIAFVISGIYGGLAGGLFALLQLHVSPDPTLYAFVSGEILFMAILGGFGTLVGPVVGGVVLVYLLIQAPFYVEYYNAVTGLVLIGVVLFLPEGILGSVPKIGTGLARRRRDPGLLRDDIAAIGSSIRRGVTRAVTTVRIIVFGVN; the protein is encoded by the coding sequence ATGAGCCGCTTCCTCGTCGACCGGGACGGCGAGACCCGCGTCCGGCTGTCGGAGGGGATGGAACTCACCAAGACGCAGTCGGTGCTGGCTGTCGTCGGGCTCGTCGTCCTCTTTGCGGTACCCGACATCACGCGGCTCACCGGCCTCTCGTTCCAGGCGATCCACCGCGGGATCCTCTTCGGCCTCGCCGCGGTCGGTTTGAACCTGCTGTTGCGCCACACCGAACTGGTTTCGTTCGGCCACGCGGCGTTCTTCGGCGTCGGCGCCTACGGTGCCGCGGTGCTGGCGTCGCACTTCGAGGTCTCGAGCGGCCTCCTGTTGCTGCTCGGCGGCGTCCTGGCGGCGACCACGATCGCGGTGCTGATCGGGTACTTCGTCTCCGGCTACCTCGACATCTACTTCGCGCTGCTGACGCTCGCGTTCAACCAGGTCCTGTACGCGTTCGTCCTGCAGAGCGGCTACTTCAATTACAGCGACGGGCTCAGCGTCCGCCCCGACGGGCTGAATCCGCCGACGCTGTTCGGCCTTCAGTGGACGTCGACGGGGTACGACCTGATCCTGTACTACTTTACGGTCGTCGTCCTCGTCGGCTCGCTGCTGGTGATGTGGAAGCTCGTCAACTCGCCGTTCGGCCGGGCGCTGGATGCGATCGGACAGGACCGAACGCGGGCCAGGTTCGTCGGTATCCCCGTCGAGAAGTACGTCTGGATCGCGTTCGTGATCTCGGGGATCTACGGCGGGCTCGCCGGCGGGCTGTTCGCGCTCCTGCAGTTACACGTCAGTCCGGATCCGACCCTCTACGCGTTCGTCTCCGGCGAGATCCTGTTCATGGCGATCCTCGGCGGGTTCGGAACGCTCGTCGGGCCCGTCGTCGGCGGTGTCGTCCTCGTCTACCTGCTGATTCAGGCGCCGTTCTACGTGGAGTATTACAACGCCGTGACCGGACTGGTGTTGATCGGAGTCGTCCTCTTCCTGCCCGAGGGAATTCTGGGGTCGGTCCCGAAGATCGGCACCGGACTGGCACGACGCCGTCGCGACCCCGGACTGCTCCGGGACGACATTGCGGCGATCGGGTCGTCGATCCGGCGAGGCGTGACTCGCGCCGTAACTACCGTTCGAATCATCGTTTTCGGGGTGAACTGA
- a CDS encoding ABC transporter ATP-binding protein: MLEARDLRKEFGELRATDDVSLTFGETAGEMVFIVGPNGAGKTTLINLLTGLLEPDQGSVVVHGEENGTPVEEDITEMAPEDRVKQGLVRSFQIVHVFEEMTVRENLRVAVLSRHGKTLSMRSVDDGHEGVEREIDHLLAQFRLEDVQHEVAETLPHGDRKLLDVAMSFGLDPTYLLLDEPTAGVATREKEYVIETIVEASEADGVTTVTIEHDMDLVKEYADRLVVLHEGAVFREGDPSLLETDSELRRVLLGVDE, encoded by the coding sequence ATGCTCGAAGCACGAGACCTTCGCAAGGAGTTCGGAGAACTGCGCGCCACCGACGACGTCTCGCTGACGTTCGGCGAGACCGCCGGCGAAATGGTGTTCATCGTCGGCCCCAACGGGGCCGGCAAGACGACGCTGATCAACCTGTTGACCGGGCTGCTCGAGCCCGATCAGGGGTCGGTCGTCGTCCACGGCGAAGAAAACGGCACGCCCGTCGAGGAGGACATTACCGAGATGGCTCCCGAAGACCGAGTCAAACAGGGGCTCGTCAGGAGCTTCCAGATCGTCCACGTCTTCGAGGAGATGACCGTCCGGGAGAACCTCCGCGTCGCGGTCCTCTCCCGCCACGGGAAGACGTTGAGCATGCGCTCGGTCGACGACGGTCACGAGGGGGTCGAACGCGAGATCGACCACCTCCTCGCGCAGTTCCGCCTCGAGGACGTCCAACACGAGGTGGCCGAGACGCTCCCCCACGGCGACCGGAAACTGCTGGACGTGGCGATGTCGTTCGGCCTCGATCCGACGTACCTGCTGCTCGACGAGCCGACGGCCGGCGTCGCGACTCGTGAGAAGGAGTACGTCATCGAGACGATCGTCGAGGCCAGCGAGGCCGACGGCGTGACTACGGTGACGATCGAACACGATATGGACCTCGTCAAGGAGTACGCGGACCGCCTCGTGGTCCTCCACGAGGGCGCGGTCTTCCGGGAGGGCGACCCCTCCCTGCTCGAGACCGACTCGGAACTCCGGCGCGTCCTGCTTGGGGTGGACGAATGA
- a CDS encoding ABC transporter substrate-binding protein → MTTGLTDAMETGGIDRRTLLKTVGGSALAVALAGCTELLEGEDDPLADADVPDEPVESGLQTFTEGAPSVLGVQARYGAETAVRRINENDGIAGRQMNLDVVEESDAYLTNYQQFVDDGKDVTFGPISSSGHAEMVPEIEAQEVINVSTDGTVTTLYEEDFPDVTYSFRFQNHDVMEALAAVEQAVEVLGADSIDTYAGINPNYAFGQDEMELFSAGIEQLTGAEEVYSGFPDLGTGDMSTHITEVNSEAPDVVFSSCWGGDATLLLEQGHANDMFDAIDVLVGPVLYGSANDLSEDLVRGPIYSGSRNFYWGEPSTDRWSPAADLVDEVQSEYGVVPTAHFMSGYGAVTAWATAAEKAVRLLGRWPEQEELAMVLENHGFFTPAGYHTIGADHQGYSNAHFGELTWSDEHDAAALANVNVFAAKNVSPPPGEISADWIGSW, encoded by the coding sequence ATGACGACTGGACTAACCGACGCGATGGAGACCGGTGGAATCGATCGACGAACGCTTCTGAAAACCGTCGGCGGCTCGGCGCTTGCGGTCGCACTGGCCGGGTGTACGGAACTCCTCGAGGGCGAGGACGATCCGCTGGCGGACGCCGACGTTCCGGACGAACCGGTCGAATCCGGACTGCAGACGTTCACCGAGGGCGCGCCGTCGGTACTCGGCGTTCAGGCCCGGTACGGTGCCGAAACCGCGGTCAGACGGATCAACGAAAACGACGGGATCGCCGGGCGGCAGATGAACCTCGACGTCGTCGAGGAGAGCGACGCGTATCTCACCAACTATCAGCAGTTCGTCGACGACGGGAAAGACGTAACCTTCGGTCCGATCTCGAGCAGCGGTCACGCGGAGATGGTTCCGGAGATCGAAGCCCAGGAAGTCATCAACGTCTCCACCGACGGGACGGTGACGACGCTCTACGAGGAGGACTTCCCGGACGTGACCTACTCGTTCCGGTTCCAGAATCACGACGTGATGGAGGCGCTCGCGGCGGTCGAGCAGGCGGTCGAAGTCCTCGGCGCGGACTCGATCGACACGTACGCCGGAATCAACCCCAACTACGCGTTCGGACAGGACGAGATGGAGCTGTTCTCGGCGGGAATCGAACAGCTCACCGGGGCCGAAGAGGTATACAGTGGCTTTCCGGATCTGGGGACAGGTGACATGTCAACTCACATCACCGAGGTCAACAGTGAGGCCCCCGACGTCGTCTTCTCGAGTTGCTGGGGCGGCGACGCGACGCTGCTGCTCGAGCAGGGCCACGCCAACGACATGTTCGACGCCATCGACGTGCTGGTCGGACCGGTCCTCTATGGCTCGGCCAACGACCTGAGCGAGGACCTGGTTCGGGGACCGATCTACTCGGGATCGCGGAACTTCTACTGGGGCGAGCCCTCGACCGACCGGTGGAGCCCGGCCGCGGACCTGGTCGACGAGGTTCAAAGCGAGTACGGCGTCGTCCCGACGGCCCACTTCATGAGCGGCTACGGCGCGGTGACGGCGTGGGCCACGGCCGCCGAGAAGGCCGTCCGTCTCCTCGGCCGCTGGCCGGAACAGGAGGAACTCGCCATGGTCCTCGAGAATCACGGCTTCTTCACGCCGGCGGGGTACCACACCATCGGCGCGGACCATCAGGGCTACTCCAACGCCCACTTCGGCGAACTGACCTGGTCGGACGAACACGACGCCGCGGCGCTCGCGAACGTGAACGTCTTCGCCGCGAAGAACGTGTCGCCGCCGCCGGGCGAGATCTCCGCCGACTGGATCGGGAGCTGGTAA
- a CDS encoding SDR family NAD(P)-dependent oxidoreductase, translated as MSQNQLSPPTVSDEEIYRFPDDSFTDRNVCLVTGAASGIGRATALAAAGNGLTVAATDVDEDGLAGTIARGEDLGLEGEIEAIPGDLTVDDDIERIVDEAAQVGDLKYLANVAGMQHIDPIDEFPMETYDTMHRIMLRAPLYLSKLCLPHFRETADGRGCVGNMASVHGHYVTSDKVAYNVSKFGLRGLTQSIAAEGDGKIRAFSLSTGYVKTPLVTAQLEDTAEQRGISVDEVIEDVMLGQSRVTEMMEPIDVANLFLLGFSDLGRHLDGGDLLFDGGMTLTYE; from the coding sequence ATGTCCCAGAATCAACTTTCACCACCGACGGTCTCCGACGAGGAGATCTACCGGTTCCCCGACGATTCGTTCACCGACCGCAACGTCTGTCTCGTGACGGGTGCCGCCTCCGGCATCGGCCGAGCGACCGCGCTGGCCGCCGCCGGAAACGGCCTCACCGTCGCGGCGACCGACGTCGACGAGGACGGCCTCGCCGGGACGATAGCTCGCGGCGAGGACCTCGGTCTCGAGGGCGAGATCGAGGCGATCCCCGGCGATCTCACGGTCGACGACGACATCGAGCGGATCGTCGACGAGGCCGCGCAGGTTGGCGATCTCAAGTACCTCGCGAACGTCGCCGGGATGCAACACATCGACCCCATCGACGAGTTCCCGATGGAGACCTACGACACGATGCATCGGATCATGCTCCGGGCCCCGCTGTATCTCTCGAAGCTGTGTCTCCCTCACTTCCGGGAGACCGCGGACGGCCGGGGCTGTGTCGGCAACATGGCGTCGGTCCACGGCCACTACGTCACCAGCGACAAGGTCGCGTACAACGTCTCGAAGTTCGGCCTGCGGGGACTGACCCAGTCGATCGCCGCCGAGGGCGACGGGAAGATCCGGGCGTTCTCGCTCAGCACCGGCTACGTGAAGACGCCGCTGGTGACCGCCCAACTCGAGGACACCGCCGAACAGCGCGGCATCTCGGTCGACGAAGTGATCGAGGACGTGATGCTCGGCCAGTCCCGGGTCACGGAGATGATGGAACCCATCGACGTCGCCAATCTCTTTCTGCTCGGCTTCTCGGATCTCGGCCGGCATCTCGACGGCGGCGACCTGTTGTTTGATGGTGGCATGACGCTAACCTACGAGTGA
- a CDS encoding AMP-binding protein, producing MSGNTSPSLEDIDEIAHEPSREFLESTNVYEFMQTYGIDDYEELIERTTTDLEDEPESGVDWFWDELVDYLGIEFYEDYDEIRDDSEGPQFTDWYPGGELNVAHNVVDRHAALEEERRNKVATIWEGEHGEVREVTYHELHRGANQVANALEERGIGTGDTVGLYMPMVPEVVSILYGCFKVGAIAVPIFSGFGVDAAATRLADSEPTVLFTGDGFYRRGDPVFLKSAADEAIDEAGHVEHTIVFDRLGSSDDRSEREIPWDDDRDEWWADAVETADDEYETKSLPSSQESMLLYSSGTTGKPKGIVHTHAGVQVQCPKEVHFGMDLEPADRFFWVSDIGWMMGPWSLIGTHTFGGTVFMYEGAPDYPEPDRFWEMIDRHKLTQFGISPTAIRALRKHGDEWLSGHDLSSLRILGSTGEPWDPESWHWFYENVGDGEAPIVNISGGTEICGCFLMPLPTEPLKPCTLGGPGLGMDIDVVDREGNSVKEDNERGYLVARDSCPSMTKSLWSGDERYLEEYWSTFEDMWDHGDWAQKDADGFWFLHGRADDALNVAGRKVGPAEVEGALIDHEAVNQAAAIGAPDDTTGTAVVAYVVLEDGVTEADDLREELRAQVGEELGKPFRPREVLFVDEFPKTQSGKIIRRAIQATYTGEDLGDMSSIENPSALEELEDAR from the coding sequence ATGTCCGGGAACACGAGCCCCAGCCTCGAGGACATCGACGAGATCGCCCACGAACCGAGCCGGGAGTTCCTCGAGTCGACGAACGTCTACGAGTTCATGCAGACGTACGGGATCGACGACTACGAGGAACTCATCGAGCGAACGACGACCGATCTCGAGGACGAACCCGAAAGCGGCGTCGACTGGTTCTGGGACGAACTGGTCGATTACCTCGGGATCGAGTTCTACGAGGACTACGACGAAATCCGGGACGACAGCGAGGGTCCGCAGTTCACCGACTGGTACCCCGGCGGCGAACTCAACGTCGCCCACAACGTCGTGGACCGCCACGCCGCCCTCGAGGAGGAGCGCCGAAACAAAGTCGCCACGATCTGGGAAGGCGAACACGGCGAGGTCCGCGAGGTCACGTACCACGAACTCCACCGAGGGGCGAATCAGGTCGCGAACGCGCTCGAGGAACGCGGCATTGGCACCGGCGACACGGTCGGGCTCTACATGCCGATGGTGCCGGAGGTCGTCTCGATCCTCTATGGCTGTTTCAAGGTCGGCGCCATCGCGGTGCCGATCTTCTCGGGCTTCGGCGTCGACGCGGCCGCGACCCGACTCGCGGATTCGGAACCGACCGTCCTCTTCACCGGCGACGGCTTCTATCGGCGCGGCGACCCGGTCTTCCTCAAGTCCGCCGCCGACGAGGCCATCGACGAGGCCGGTCACGTCGAACACACGATCGTCTTCGATCGACTCGGCTCGAGCGACGACCGGAGCGAACGCGAGATCCCCTGGGACGACGACCGCGACGAGTGGTGGGCCGACGCCGTCGAGACGGCCGACGACGAGTACGAGACGAAGTCGCTGCCCTCGAGTCAGGAGTCGATGCTGCTGTACTCGTCGGGCACCACGGGCAAGCCCAAGGGGATCGTCCACACCCACGCGGGGGTCCAGGTCCAGTGTCCCAAGGAGGTCCACTTCGGGATGGATCTCGAGCCCGCCGATCGGTTCTTCTGGGTCTCCGACATCGGCTGGATGATGGGGCCCTGGAGCCTGATCGGGACCCACACCTTCGGCGGCACCGTCTTCATGTACGAGGGCGCGCCGGACTACCCCGAACCGGATCGCTTCTGGGAGATGATCGACCGCCACAAGCTCACCCAGTTCGGGATCTCGCCGACCGCGATCCGCGCGCTGCGCAAACACGGGGACGAGTGGCTCTCCGGCCACGACCTCTCCTCGCTGCGGATCCTCGGCTCGACGGGCGAGCCCTGGGACCCCGAATCCTGGCACTGGTTCTACGAGAACGTCGGCGACGGCGAGGCCCCGATCGTCAATATCTCCGGCGGCACCGAGATCTGTGGCTGTTTCCTGATGCCGCTGCCGACCGAACCGCTCAAGCCCTGTACGCTCGGCGGCCCCGGCCTCGGGATGGACATCGACGTCGTCGACCGCGAGGGGAATTCGGTCAAAGAGGACAACGAACGCGGCTACCTCGTCGCCCGTGACTCCTGTCCGTCGATGACCAAGTCGCTGTGGTCCGGCGACGAGCGCTACCTCGAGGAGTACTGGTCGACCTTCGAGGACATGTGGGACCACGGCGACTGGGCCCAGAAGGACGCGGACGGCTTCTGGTTCCTCCACGGTCGGGCCGACGACGCACTCAACGTGGCCGGCCGCAAGGTCGGCCCCGCGGAGGTCGAAGGCGCGCTCATCGACCACGAGGCCGTCAACCAGGCCGCCGCGATCGGCGCGCCCGACGACACCACCGGGACCGCCGTCGTCGCCTACGTCGTCCTCGAGGACGGCGTCACGGAGGCGGACGACCTCCGCGAGGAACTGCGCGCGCAAGTCGGCGAGGAGTTGGGCAAGCCGTTCCGCCCGCGCGAGGTCCTGTTCGTCGACGAGTTCCCCAAAACGCAGTCGGGCAAGATCATCCGCCGGGCCATCCAGGCGACCTACACCGGCGAGGACTTAGGCGACATGAGCAGCATCGAGAATCCAAGTGCGCTCGAGGAACTCGAGGACGCGCGGTAG
- a CDS encoding helix-turn-helix domain-containing protein produces MIDLDLDMRQYDCPFIDTTDDVDVGFSAVQWQLDTDAAKLETRLIAKAGSRGALDDGLRALRAHPNMANCYILSKRDNVAEIGTKIEQTNAMRTIQRNGGYITGPFRIENGRERWHVGFDADDDEDRTLAELERHNDFSVENRDRVGPSTLFDLLEHSESAMSLLEGCRSLTETERETFEVASREGYYETPRETTLEELADHFDISKTAVSMNLRRSERKVLEAAMGAIDRMDDDERL; encoded by the coding sequence ATGATCGATCTCGATCTCGATATGCGGCAGTATGATTGTCCGTTTATCGACACGACCGACGATGTAGACGTCGGGTTCTCGGCCGTCCAGTGGCAGCTCGACACTGACGCCGCCAAACTCGAGACGCGGCTCATCGCCAAGGCGGGGTCGAGGGGGGCGCTCGACGACGGCCTCCGCGCGCTCAGAGCCCACCCGAACATGGCGAACTGCTATATCCTCTCGAAGCGGGACAACGTCGCCGAGATCGGGACGAAGATCGAGCAGACCAACGCGATGCGGACGATCCAGCGGAACGGCGGCTACATCACCGGCCCCTTCCGAATCGAGAACGGACGGGAACGGTGGCACGTCGGCTTCGACGCGGACGACGACGAGGACCGGACCCTCGCCGAACTCGAGCGCCACAACGACTTCAGCGTCGAGAACCGCGATCGGGTCGGCCCCTCGACGCTGTTCGATCTCCTCGAACACTCCGAGAGCGCGATGAGCCTGCTCGAGGGGTGTCGTTCACTGACCGAAACCGAACGTGAAACGTTCGAAGTCGCGTCCAGAGAGGGCTACTACGAGACGCCGCGGGAGACGACGCTCGAGGAACTCGCCGACCACTTCGATATCTCGAAGACGGCCGTCTCGATGAACCTCCGCCGGAGCGAACGGAAGGTCCTCGAGGCGGCGATGGGTGCGATCGATCGAATGGACGACGACGAGCGGCTCTAA
- a CDS encoding ABC transporter ATP-binding protein yields the protein MSTLGPGSDAGPGGSDPLLEVSNLTATVEGFEVTHGIDLEVNEGEAVALVGRNGAGKTSTFRSIMGLTPVANGSIRLRGEELLDMRPERIPKRGIGYQPESRDLFTGMTVEENFRLPVWTAGKARGIEDEDAVVEDVFDLFDELEERRDAEVQNLSGGQGKMTAIGRALALRPDLLILDEPLEGLAPVVVENVKSYIREIIDRDISVLIAESNASHVPEIVDRMYVIERGEIVDSGDPEALSSDEEIQMLMQGGGE from the coding sequence ATGAGTACGCTCGGCCCCGGCTCCGACGCCGGACCCGGTGGGTCCGACCCGCTGCTCGAGGTGTCGAACCTCACGGCGACCGTCGAGGGGTTCGAGGTCACCCACGGGATCGACCTCGAGGTCAACGAGGGCGAAGCCGTCGCGCTCGTCGGCCGCAACGGTGCCGGGAAGACCTCGACGTTCCGATCGATCATGGGACTCACGCCGGTCGCGAACGGATCGATCCGACTGCGCGGCGAGGAACTGCTCGATATGCGGCCCGAGCGGATCCCCAAGCGGGGGATCGGCTATCAGCCGGAGAGCCGAGACCTCTTTACCGGGATGACCGTCGAGGAGAACTTCCGGCTCCCGGTCTGGACCGCGGGGAAGGCCCGCGGAATCGAGGACGAAGACGCCGTCGTCGAGGACGTCTTCGACCTCTTCGACGAACTCGAGGAGCGACGCGACGCCGAAGTACAGAACCTGAGCGGCGGTCAGGGGAAGATGACGGCGATCGGCCGGGCGCTCGCGCTCCGGCCGGACCTGCTCATCCTCGACGAGCCGCTCGAGGGGCTCGCGCCGGTGGTCGTCGAGAACGTCAAGTCCTACATCCGCGAGATCATCGACCGTGACATCTCGGTACTCATCGCCGAGTCGAACGCGAGTCACGTCCCGGAGATTGTCGACCGAATGTACGTGATCGAACGCGGCGAGATCGTCGACAGCGGCGATCCCGAGGCGCTCTCGTCCGACGAGGAGATCCAGATGCTGATGCAAGGCGGCGGCGAGTGA
- a CDS encoding branched-chain amino acid ABC transporter permease: MLEHVLNGLYYGSVLFMIASGMTIIFGVLGILNLAHGELYALGAFCAFSIVGFFAGQVAAPTGPVTAIVFALVVLAGSLAAAAVLLPVGGALEATFVRPIYDRDEVYQLLLTYGLLLVLTDVMKFVWGPSPVDVGVFSGINEIPTTELVGFSYPSYNVLVILIGVAVFGWLVWFFDRTKTGRIVRATAINREMSTAIGVSTDRMFTLVFAIGAFFAGFGGAMVSIGPGSASLGMGLRWLVLSFVVIVIGGLGSLRGAFVGALLVGVSSRIVTPYFPQLELAVPFLLMVLVLLVRPEGLYGTWGEIQ; the protein is encoded by the coding sequence ATGCTCGAACACGTACTCAACGGGCTCTACTACGGCTCGGTGCTGTTCATGATCGCGTCGGGGATGACGATCATCTTCGGCGTGCTTGGCATCCTCAACCTCGCACACGGCGAACTGTACGCGCTGGGTGCGTTCTGTGCCTTCAGTATCGTCGGCTTCTTCGCCGGACAGGTCGCGGCACCGACCGGACCCGTGACGGCGATCGTCTTCGCTCTCGTCGTCCTCGCCGGCTCGCTCGCGGCCGCGGCCGTGTTGTTACCGGTCGGCGGCGCGCTCGAGGCGACGTTCGTCAGACCGATCTACGACCGGGACGAGGTTTACCAGCTCCTGTTGACCTACGGACTCCTGCTGGTCCTCACCGACGTGATGAAGTTCGTCTGGGGGCCGTCGCCGGTCGACGTGGGGGTTTTCAGCGGTATCAACGAGATCCCGACGACCGAACTCGTCGGGTTCAGCTACCCCTCGTACAACGTCCTCGTCATCCTGATCGGCGTCGCGGTGTTTGGCTGGCTCGTCTGGTTCTTCGATCGGACGAAGACCGGCCGTATCGTGCGGGCAACTGCAATCAATCGCGAGATGTCGACGGCGATCGGCGTCAGCACGGACCGCATGTTCACGCTCGTGTTCGCGATCGGTGCGTTCTTCGCCGGGTTCGGCGGCGCGATGGTCAGTATCGGCCCGGGCAGCGCCTCCCTCGGTATGGGTCTCAGGTGGCTGGTGCTGTCGTTCGTCGTGATCGTCATCGGCGGGCTCGGCAGCCTGCGGGGCGCGTTCGTCGGTGCGCTGCTGGTCGGCGTCTCCAGCCGGATCGTGACGCCGTACTTCCCGCAACTCGAGTTGGCTGTCCCGTTCTTGCTGATGGTGCTCGTCCTGCTGGTCAGGCCCGAGGGCCTGTACGGAACGTGGGGTGAGATACAATGA